In Gossypium hirsutum isolate 1008001.06 chromosome D06, Gossypium_hirsutum_v2.1, whole genome shotgun sequence, one genomic interval encodes:
- the LOC121203139 gene encoding uncharacterized protein isoform X1: MDTIALNFDSLTLLSNLSTYPKSPFPQVRTPFISSTCRRISKPFISSTISTMAHTHSAQSPVIEQQRMIIPNKHGEKLVGLLHETESKEIVILCHGFKSTKDCNTLTNLAAALEKEGISVFRFDFAGNGESEGSFQYGNYYREADDLHAVLQHFSGENRVVSAILGHSKGGIVVLLYASKYQDINIVVNVSGRYDLKRGIAERLGEDFMEIIKKDGHIDVKNKTGGVEYRVTEEALMDSLRTDMHEACLKIDKECRVLTVHGSADEINSVEDALEFAKVIPNHQLHIIEGANHGYTSHQNELASTVVKFIKSALEQDEVSSK; encoded by the exons ATGGACACAATTGCCCTTAACTTTGATTCGTTGACACTGCTCTCAAATTTATCAACTTATCCTAAATCTCCTTTTCCACAGGTACGAACCCCATTCATATCATCCACCTGTCGACGTATCTCTAAACCATTCATATCATCCACAATCTCGACGATGGCTCACACTCATTCTGCCCAAAGCCCAG TGATTGAGCAGCAGAGAATGATAATTCCGAACAAGCATGGTGAAAAACTAGTGGGATTATTGCATGAAACCGAGTCTAAAGAGATTGTAATCTTATGCCATGGTTTCAAATCCACAAAG GATTGCAATACTCTGACGAACCTTGCTGCTGCTTTAGAAAAAGAAGGAATCAGTGTCTTCCGTTTCGATTTTGCTGGAAACGG AGAAAGTGAAGGTTCATTTCAGTATGGTAACTATTACCGAGAAGCTGATGATTTACACGCTGTACTTCAACACTTTTCAGGGGAAAATCGTGTAGTAAGTGCAATTCTTGGGCATAGTAAAG GGGGAATTGTGGTTCTTCTTTATGCTTCTAAGTATCAAGATATAAATATAGTCGTAAACGTTTCTGGCCGCTACGACTTGAAGAGAGGCATTGCAGAACGCTTGGGAGAAGACTTTATGGAAATAATTAAGAAGGATGGCCACATTGATGTTAAGAATAAGACGG GAGGCGTTGAATACCGTGTGACTGAGGAAGCTTTGATGGATAGCTTAAGAACAGACATGCATGAAGCTTGCCTCAAGATTGATAAAGAATGTCG GGTGTTGACGGTCCATGGATCTGCTGATGAGATAAATTCTGTTGAAGATGCTTTGGAGTTTGCCAAGGTTATACCTAATCACCAATTACACATTATAGAAGGAGCAAATCATGGGTACACCTCGCACCAAAATGAGTTGGCATCTACTGTTGTGAAATTTATAAAGTCAGCCTTAGAGCAAGACGAGGTTTCTTCCAAGTAG
- the LOC121202967 gene encoding uncharacterized protein isoform X2, protein MIIPNKHGEKLVGLLHETESKEIVILCHGFRSRKDYNTMTNLAAALEIEGISVFRFDFAGNGESEGSFQYGNYYREADDLHAVIQHFSGESHVVSAILGHSKGGNVVLLYASKYQDIRIVVNISGRYDLKRGIAERLGEDFMEIIKKDGHIDVKNKTGGIEYRVTEEALMDRLRTDMHEACLKIDKECRVLTVHGSADEIISVEDALEFAKVIPNHQLHIIEGANHGYTSHQTELASSIVKFIKSALEQDKVSSK, encoded by the exons ATGATAATTCCGAACAAGCATGGTGAAAAACTGGTGGGATTATTGCATGAAACAGAGTCTAAAGAGATTGTAATCTTATGCCATGGTTTCAGATCCAGAAAG GATTACAATACTATGACGAACCTTGCCGCTGCTTTAGAAATAGAAGGAATCAGTGTCTTCCGTTTCGATTTTGCTGGAAACGG AGAAAGTGAAGGTTCATTTCAGTATGGTAACTATTACCGAGAAGCTGATGATTTACACGCTGTAATTCAACACTTCTCAGGGGAAAGTCATGTCGTAAGTGCAATTCTTGGGCATAGTAAAG GGGGAAATGTGGTGCTTCTTTATGCTTCTAAGTATCAAGATATACGTATAGTTGTAAACATTTCTGGCCGCTACGACTTGAAGAGAGGCATTGCAGAACGCTTGGGAGAAGACTTTATGGAAATAATTAAGAAGGATGGCCACATTGATGTTAAGAATAAGACGG GAGGCATTGAATACCGTGTGACTGAGGAAGCTTTGATGGATCGCTTAAGAACAGACATGCATGAAGCTTGTCTCAAGATTGATAAAGAATGTCG GGTGTTGACGGTCCATGGATCTGCTGATGAGATAATTTCTGTTGAAGATGCTTTGGAGTTTGCCAAGGTTATACCTAATCACCAATTACACATTATAGAAGGAGCAAATCATGGGTACACCTCGCATCAAACTGAGTTGGCATCTTCTATTGTGAAATTTATAAAGTCAGCCTTAGAGCAAGACAAGGTTTCTTCCAAGTAG
- the LOC121203139 gene encoding uncharacterized protein isoform X2 yields the protein MDTIALNFDSLTLLSNLSTYPKSPFPQVRTPFISSTCRRISKPFISSTISTMAHTHSAQSPVIEQQRMIIPNKHGEKLVGLLHETESKEIVILCHGFKSTKDCNTLTNLAAALEKEGISVFRFDFAGNGESEGSFQYGNYYREADDLHAVLQHFSGENRVVSAILGHSKGGVEYRVTEEALMDSLRTDMHEACLKIDKECRVLTVHGSADEINSVEDALEFAKVIPNHQLHIIEGANHGYTSHQNELASTVVKFIKSALEQDEVSSK from the exons ATGGACACAATTGCCCTTAACTTTGATTCGTTGACACTGCTCTCAAATTTATCAACTTATCCTAAATCTCCTTTTCCACAGGTACGAACCCCATTCATATCATCCACCTGTCGACGTATCTCTAAACCATTCATATCATCCACAATCTCGACGATGGCTCACACTCATTCTGCCCAAAGCCCAG TGATTGAGCAGCAGAGAATGATAATTCCGAACAAGCATGGTGAAAAACTAGTGGGATTATTGCATGAAACCGAGTCTAAAGAGATTGTAATCTTATGCCATGGTTTCAAATCCACAAAG GATTGCAATACTCTGACGAACCTTGCTGCTGCTTTAGAAAAAGAAGGAATCAGTGTCTTCCGTTTCGATTTTGCTGGAAACGG AGAAAGTGAAGGTTCATTTCAGTATGGTAACTATTACCGAGAAGCTGATGATTTACACGCTGTACTTCAACACTTTTCAGGGGAAAATCGTGTAGTAAGTGCAATTCTTGGGCATAGTAAAG GAGGCGTTGAATACCGTGTGACTGAGGAAGCTTTGATGGATAGCTTAAGAACAGACATGCATGAAGCTTGCCTCAAGATTGATAAAGAATGTCG GGTGTTGACGGTCCATGGATCTGCTGATGAGATAAATTCTGTTGAAGATGCTTTGGAGTTTGCCAAGGTTATACCTAATCACCAATTACACATTATAGAAGGAGCAAATCATGGGTACACCTCGCACCAAAATGAGTTGGCATCTACTGTTGTGAAATTTATAAAGTCAGCCTTAGAGCAAGACGAGGTTTCTTCCAAGTAG
- the LOC121202967 gene encoding uncharacterized protein isoform X1: MAHSHSTQNPVIEQQRMIIPNKHGEKLVGLLHETESKEIVILCHGFRSRKDYNTMTNLAAALEIEGISVFRFDFAGNGESEGSFQYGNYYREADDLHAVIQHFSGESHVVSAILGHSKGGNVVLLYASKYQDIRIVVNISGRYDLKRGIAERLGEDFMEIIKKDGHIDVKNKTGGIEYRVTEEALMDRLRTDMHEACLKIDKECRVLTVHGSADEIISVEDALEFAKVIPNHQLHIIEGANHGYTSHQTELASSIVKFIKSALEQDKVSSK; encoded by the exons ATGGCTCACTCTCATTCTACCCAAAACCCAG tgattgagCAGCAGAGAATGATAATTCCGAACAAGCATGGTGAAAAACTGGTGGGATTATTGCATGAAACAGAGTCTAAAGAGATTGTAATCTTATGCCATGGTTTCAGATCCAGAAAG GATTACAATACTATGACGAACCTTGCCGCTGCTTTAGAAATAGAAGGAATCAGTGTCTTCCGTTTCGATTTTGCTGGAAACGG AGAAAGTGAAGGTTCATTTCAGTATGGTAACTATTACCGAGAAGCTGATGATTTACACGCTGTAATTCAACACTTCTCAGGGGAAAGTCATGTCGTAAGTGCAATTCTTGGGCATAGTAAAG GGGGAAATGTGGTGCTTCTTTATGCTTCTAAGTATCAAGATATACGTATAGTTGTAAACATTTCTGGCCGCTACGACTTGAAGAGAGGCATTGCAGAACGCTTGGGAGAAGACTTTATGGAAATAATTAAGAAGGATGGCCACATTGATGTTAAGAATAAGACGG GAGGCATTGAATACCGTGTGACTGAGGAAGCTTTGATGGATCGCTTAAGAACAGACATGCATGAAGCTTGTCTCAAGATTGATAAAGAATGTCG GGTGTTGACGGTCCATGGATCTGCTGATGAGATAATTTCTGTTGAAGATGCTTTGGAGTTTGCCAAGGTTATACCTAATCACCAATTACACATTATAGAAGGAGCAAATCATGGGTACACCTCGCATCAAACTGAGTTGGCATCTTCTATTGTGAAATTTATAAAGTCAGCCTTAGAGCAAGACAAGGTTTCTTCCAAGTAG
- the LOC121202967 gene encoding uncharacterized protein isoform X3 produces the protein MAHSHSTQNPVIEQQRMIIPNKHGEKLVGLLHETESKEIVILCHGFRSRKDYNTMTNLAAALEIEGISVFRFDFAGNGESEGSFQYGNYYREADDLHAVIQHFSGESHVVSAILGHSKGGNVVLLYASKYQDIRIVVNISGRYDLKRGIAERLGEDFMEIIKKDGHIDVKNKTGGIEYRVTEEALMDRLRTDMHEACLKIDKECRWQCQMNVNTSICYLCYYSP, from the exons ATGGCTCACTCTCATTCTACCCAAAACCCAG tgattgagCAGCAGAGAATGATAATTCCGAACAAGCATGGTGAAAAACTGGTGGGATTATTGCATGAAACAGAGTCTAAAGAGATTGTAATCTTATGCCATGGTTTCAGATCCAGAAAG GATTACAATACTATGACGAACCTTGCCGCTGCTTTAGAAATAGAAGGAATCAGTGTCTTCCGTTTCGATTTTGCTGGAAACGG AGAAAGTGAAGGTTCATTTCAGTATGGTAACTATTACCGAGAAGCTGATGATTTACACGCTGTAATTCAACACTTCTCAGGGGAAAGTCATGTCGTAAGTGCAATTCTTGGGCATAGTAAAG GGGGAAATGTGGTGCTTCTTTATGCTTCTAAGTATCAAGATATACGTATAGTTGTAAACATTTCTGGCCGCTACGACTTGAAGAGAGGCATTGCAGAACGCTTGGGAGAAGACTTTATGGAAATAATTAAGAAGGATGGCCACATTGATGTTAAGAATAAGACGG GAGGCATTGAATACCGTGTGACTGAGGAAGCTTTGATGGATCGCTTAAGAACAGACATGCATGAAGCTTGTCTCAAGATTGATAAAGAATGTCG ATGGCAATGTCAAATGAACGTCAATACTAGTATATGTTATTTGTGCTATTATTCACCGTAA